One window of the Brevundimonas goettingensis genome contains the following:
- a CDS encoding c-type cytochrome has product MQTLFPDTGVWERASLRWAVLPLARRRLAAIPDGAGPLPFVNGSPGVTNGVAALKLQGHVVLGDAEAGYTSIPDLADRGFRSALLYDGAYAPEGQPRWRPIGREDLTPEHRDRLAAIISFFTVPSMGQSPRAAHRQIPVAERAFAWLETRRPQAFPGAIDPEKAARGAAVYASRCSSCHGTYDGPALNPRLERFPNWHGRVGSDPARAAAFTTDLTRYASTGGYDAVMDARPTGEYAAPLLSGLWATTPYMHNGSVPTLAQFLLLEPRAERFLVGGHRLDFRTVGIAGEDRDGLRVYPVGYKPWSTPALFDTRLPGRSNRGHEAQVEGLTVAERWDLIEYLKGL; this is encoded by the coding sequence GTGCAGACCCTGTTCCCGGACACCGGCGTCTGGGAGAGGGCCAGCCTGCGCTGGGCGGTCCTGCCGCTGGCCCGGCGCCGGCTGGCCGCCATTCCCGACGGGGCCGGACCCTTGCCGTTCGTCAACGGCTCGCCCGGGGTGACCAACGGCGTCGCCGCCCTGAAGCTGCAGGGCCACGTGGTTCTCGGCGACGCGGAGGCGGGCTATACCTCCATCCCCGATCTGGCCGACCGCGGCTTCCGTTCGGCCCTGCTTTATGACGGCGCCTATGCGCCAGAGGGCCAGCCGCGCTGGCGGCCCATCGGGCGCGAGGATCTGACCCCGGAGCACCGCGACCGACTGGCGGCCATCATCAGCTTCTTCACCGTGCCCAGCATGGGTCAGTCGCCGCGCGCCGCCCATCGCCAGATCCCGGTGGCGGAGCGCGCCTTCGCCTGGCTGGAGACGCGCCGTCCGCAGGCCTTCCCCGGAGCGATCGACCCGGAGAAGGCGGCGCGAGGGGCGGCCGTCTATGCGAGCCGCTGTTCCTCCTGCCACGGGACCTATGACGGTCCGGCGCTGAATCCGCGTCTTGAGCGCTTCCCGAACTGGCATGGCCGCGTGGGGTCCGATCCGGCCCGCGCCGCGGCCTTCACCACCGATCTGACGCGCTATGCCTCGACGGGCGGCTATGATGCGGTCATGGACGCCCGGCCGACGGGGGAATACGCCGCGCCCCTTCTGTCCGGTCTCTGGGCGACCACCCCCTATATGCACAACGGCTCGGTGCCGACCCTGGCTCAGTTCCTGCTGCTGGAGCCTCGCGCCGAACGCTTCCTCGTCGGCGGGCATCGGCTGGACTTCAGGACGGTCGGCATCGCCGGGGAGGACCGGGACGGTCTGCGCGTCTATCCAGTCGGCTACAAGCCGTGGTCGACGCCGGCCCTGTTCGACACCCGGCTGCCCGGCCGCTCCAATCGGGGGCATGAGGCCCAGGTCGAGGGCCTGACGGTCGCCGAGCGGTGGGACCTGATCGAATATCTGAAAGGGCTCTAG
- a CDS encoding acyclic terpene utilization AtuA family protein, with translation MATEAEFSSVKIYVPQGSLGVGIFPEEVEYALAWGAHAMALDAGSTDAGAAYLAKGVSKNDRGSVKRDLGFLMDAQQKAGIPLLIGTAAQAGGDMNVDWTRDIALEIAREKGWSPKIAVLYSEQTAETMKAKLTDGKITNLPPLGDLDAATLDNCLHIVALMGPEPYHKALEAGADIIIGGRTSDPAVIAAFALWKGAPAGPSWHAGKIAECGAQSTTANTGQRGVLIEIHKDGFDVQPADPKTKALVTGISAHLLYENKSPWRLTEPGGELDVTKSEYIQLTDNTVRVTGSVWDPKPYTMKLEGATGDLYQSLLIVGIADPKVLAEPEVFHDHMLMRLKERVKTSLGLAEDEFDISLRMYGYNALSGMTPPPGSRPLEIGLMGVFTAGTQELAHAIANACNPYFFHMPIRLGEELPSYGWPFTPAEVDRGPVYQFVLNHVVHIDDPLELVRMEILDVAKAPTEEKAVA, from the coding sequence ATGGCGACCGAGGCCGAGTTTTCGTCGGTGAAGATCTATGTTCCCCAGGGCTCTCTGGGCGTGGGCATCTTCCCTGAAGAGGTGGAGTACGCCCTGGCCTGGGGGGCTCACGCCATGGCCCTGGACGCCGGTTCGACCGACGCCGGGGCCGCCTATCTGGCCAAGGGCGTTTCCAAGAACGACCGGGGATCGGTCAAGCGGGACCTGGGCTTTCTCATGGACGCCCAGCAGAAGGCGGGCATCCCGCTGCTGATCGGCACCGCAGCCCAGGCCGGTGGTGACATGAACGTCGACTGGACCCGCGACATCGCCCTGGAGATCGCCCGCGAGAAGGGATGGTCGCCCAAGATCGCCGTCCTCTATTCGGAACAGACAGCCGAGACGATGAAGGCCAAGCTGACCGACGGGAAGATCACCAATCTGCCGCCGCTCGGCGATCTGGACGCCGCGACCCTGGACAATTGCCTGCACATCGTCGCTCTGATGGGCCCCGAGCCCTATCACAAGGCGCTGGAAGCCGGCGCTGACATCATCATCGGCGGGCGGACGTCGGACCCGGCGGTGATCGCCGCCTTCGCCCTTTGGAAGGGCGCTCCGGCCGGGCCGTCGTGGCATGCGGGCAAGATCGCCGAATGCGGCGCCCAGTCGACGACCGCCAACACCGGCCAGCGCGGCGTCCTGATCGAAATCCACAAGGACGGCTTCGACGTCCAACCGGCGGACCCGAAGACCAAGGCCTTGGTCACCGGCATTTCGGCCCACCTGCTGTATGAGAACAAGAGCCCCTGGCGGCTGACGGAGCCGGGCGGCGAACTGGATGTCACCAAGTCCGAATACATCCAGCTGACCGACAATACGGTGCGGGTCACGGGCTCTGTCTGGGATCCCAAGCCCTATACGATGAAGCTCGAAGGGGCGACGGGCGACCTCTACCAGTCGCTGCTCATCGTCGGCATCGCCGACCCCAAGGTGCTGGCCGAACCCGAGGTCTTCCACGACCATATGCTGATGCGGCTGAAGGAGCGGGTGAAGACGTCGCTCGGCCTGGCGGAGGACGAGTTCGACATCTCCTTGCGGATGTATGGCTACAACGCCCTCAGCGGCATGACGCCGCCGCCGGGATCGCGGCCACTGGAGATCGGGCTGATGGGCGTCTTCACCGCCGGGACGCAGGAGCTGGCCCACGCCATCGCCAACGCCTGCAATCCCTATTTCTTCCACATGCCGATCCGGCTGGGCGAGGAGCTGCCGAGCTATGGCTGGCCGTTCACCCCGGCCGAGGTGGACCGGGGTCCGGTCTACCAGTTCGTCCTGAACCATGTGGTCCACATCGACGATCCGCTCGAACTCGTCCGGATGGAAATCCTGGATGTCGCGAAAGCCCCGACCGAGGAGAAGGCCGTTGCCTAA
- a CDS encoding GNAT family N-acetyltransferase — translation MTTIGLDLREGDLDGFFRVPFEIYAADSPYVTPMRADLKRYLDPARNPLMRDDGGRLTFFTAWRDGRPVGRLTAHTHPSSNARHSLRRCQFGYFDCEDDVATARLLFEAAEAFARDQGCDELVGAFNLTAMQQAGVLTEGFDNQTYTDMVWGAPHLPRLLDACGYAPMFPMSTFEFDVGPDTADALLGERQRAVLAAPDWTWMPITRSAFKARFEEARQCLNDGFSDNPMFVPLTPAEFDFQAGEMMWIVDPRIACVAHYRGEPAGVVICIPDLNPFQKATRGRMGPLTLFHFIRERLRRRRAVIIFYSVKRDLHGQGLNGAMLHRVVKALFAGGYRQCGVTWIADENTASLRQMEKLNARRLQRLNLFRKGL, via the coding sequence GTGACGACGATCGGCCTGGACCTGCGCGAAGGCGATCTCGATGGCTTCTTCCGGGTCCCGTTCGAGATCTATGCGGCGGACAGCCCCTATGTGACACCGATGCGCGCCGACCTGAAGCGCTATCTGGATCCGGCCCGCAACCCGCTGATGCGCGATGACGGCGGCCGGCTGACCTTCTTTACCGCCTGGCGCGACGGCCGGCCGGTCGGGCGGCTGACGGCCCACACCCATCCGTCCTCCAATGCGCGGCACAGCCTGCGACGCTGCCAGTTCGGCTATTTCGACTGCGAGGACGACGTCGCGACCGCACGACTGCTGTTCGAGGCCGCGGAGGCCTTCGCCCGCGATCAGGGCTGCGACGAACTGGTCGGCGCCTTCAACCTGACGGCCATGCAGCAGGCCGGCGTGCTGACCGAGGGGTTCGACAACCAGACCTATACCGACATGGTCTGGGGCGCGCCGCACCTGCCCCGGCTGCTGGACGCCTGCGGTTATGCGCCCATGTTTCCGATGTCGACCTTCGAGTTCGATGTCGGGCCGGACACGGCCGACGCCCTGCTCGGCGAGCGGCAACGCGCCGTTTTGGCGGCCCCCGACTGGACCTGGATGCCGATCACCCGAAGCGCGTTCAAGGCCCGGTTCGAGGAGGCGCGGCAATGCCTCAACGACGGGTTCAGCGACAACCCGATGTTCGTTCCCCTGACCCCGGCGGAGTTCGACTTCCAGGCCGGGGAGATGATGTGGATCGTCGATCCCAGGATCGCCTGCGTGGCCCACTACAGGGGCGAGCCGGCGGGGGTGGTGATCTGCATTCCCGACCTCAATCCCTTCCAGAAGGCGACGCGCGGGCGGATGGGGCCCCTGACCCTGTTCCACTTCATCCGCGAGCGGCTGCGCCGGCGGCGGGCGGTGATCATCTTCTATTCGGTGAAGCGTGACCTGCACGGCCAGGGACTGAACGGCGCCATGCTGCACCGGGTGGTCAAGGCCCTGTTCGCGGGCGGCTACAGACAGTGCGGCGTGACCTGGATCGCGGATGAGAACACCGCCTCGCTGCGTCAGATGGAGAAGCTGAACGCCCGGCGGCTGCAGCGGCTGAACCTGTTCCGGAAAGGGCTGTGA
- a CDS encoding alpha/beta fold hydrolase: MTAVRIPLTNGLTTRVLDTGGDRRTLVLVHGLANSIEIWSRVLPRLARRFRVVAFDLPGFGEADRPVAAYDSAFFVEHLKALLDTMAIRRAHLVGSSLGAGVIVRFSERNLDRIDRAVLAAPGGFGRETHPLMRFPALPVVGDWLGRPTPANNRLTLGLAIHDQRHVTPELVEWTNRYARIPGSERSFVRTLQTGVGLSGVRERDSFEALARRFERPALVVWGRQDRVFPVRHSDRAVTLLPMCERILLDHCGHYPHWEQPDAFAAAVERFLLEEAGT, translated from the coding sequence ATGACAGCCGTCAGAATCCCGCTGACCAATGGACTGACGACGCGGGTGCTGGACACCGGCGGCGACCGGCGGACGCTGGTGCTGGTTCACGGCCTGGCCAATTCGATCGAGATCTGGAGCCGGGTCCTGCCAAGGCTGGCGCGGCGATTCCGCGTTGTGGCCTTCGACCTGCCCGGCTTTGGAGAGGCGGACCGGCCGGTCGCCGCCTATGATTCCGCTTTCTTCGTCGAGCATTTGAAGGCCCTGCTGGACACCATGGCGATCCGACGCGCGCATCTGGTCGGCAGTTCTCTCGGCGCCGGCGTCATTGTCCGGTTCTCGGAGCGGAACCTCGACCGGATCGACAGGGCGGTTCTGGCGGCGCCGGGCGGGTTCGGCAGGGAGACCCACCCCCTGATGCGGTTTCCGGCCCTGCCGGTCGTCGGCGACTGGCTGGGGCGGCCGACGCCCGCCAACAATCGGCTGACCCTCGGGCTGGCCATCCACGACCAGCGCCATGTGACGCCGGAACTGGTCGAATGGACCAATCGATACGCCCGGATCCCGGGCAGCGAACGCTCGTTCGTGCGTACGCTTCAGACCGGCGTCGGCCTGTCCGGGGTGCGGGAGCGCGACAGTTTTGAAGCGCTGGCGCGCCGGTTTGAGCGGCCGGCCCTGGTCGTCTGGGGTCGGCAGGACCGCGTCTTCCCCGTGCGCCACAGCGACCGCGCCGTCACTCTATTGCCCATGTGCGAGCGAATCCTGTTGGATCACTGCGGTCACTATCCGCATTGGGAGCAGCCCGATGCCTTCGCGGCCGCCGTCGAACGCTTTCTGCTTGAGGAGGCCGGGACATGA
- a CDS encoding carboxymuconolactone decarboxylase family protein, which produces MTYPRRLPYPDMDNLTPEQIELRRIMGPRRGGPNATRLMKMLVNFPIYGQAIRSLGARTADNNSLPPRLYQIACMRASWLCDAEYLWSQHRTASLALGITDEELYAVAAGPTNTVLKGLDQQIVVAIDELHFDHRYSDASWTGFDEPLGPDAKLDILMTHAIFVMQANLANSTGVDLEDGVPGFSEDLLALRAEQRQAGQV; this is translated from the coding sequence ATGACCTATCCCCGCCGCCTGCCCTACCCCGACATGGACAATCTGACGCCTGAGCAGATCGAACTGCGGCGCATCATGGGTCCTCGCCGGGGTGGGCCGAACGCGACCAGGCTGATGAAGATGCTGGTCAACTTCCCGATCTACGGCCAGGCGATCCGCTCGCTCGGCGCCCGCACCGCCGACAACAACTCCTTGCCGCCGCGCCTCTACCAGATCGCCTGCATGCGGGCCTCCTGGCTCTGCGACGCCGAATATCTGTGGTCCCAGCACCGCACGGCCTCCCTCGCCCTGGGGATCACGGATGAAGAACTCTACGCCGTCGCGGCCGGCCCGACGAACACGGTGCTCAAGGGGCTGGACCAGCAGATCGTCGTCGCGATCGACGAACTGCACTTCGATCACCGCTATTCCGACGCCTCCTGGACCGGGTTCGACGAACCTCTGGGCCCCGACGCGAAGCTGGATATCCTGATGACACACGCGATCTTCGTCATGCAGGCCAACCTCGCCAACTCGACGGGCGTTGATCTCGAGGACGGCGTCCCGGGCTTTTCCGAGGATCTGCTGGCGCTGCGGGCTGAGCAGCGTCAGGCCGGACAGGTCTGA
- a CDS encoding alpha-hydroxy-acid oxidizing protein, which produces MAHYGDFQLEIYFGGLHGVLPKYPVDFAGLERRAEAAMAPSLLKYVQGGCGDELTQRRNAEAFGHWGLVPRMMVDCSARDLSVDLFGMKLPSPLFMAPIGVTGLCTQDGHGDLAAARAAAQTGVPLVVSTLTNDPLEDVAAAMGDTPGLFQLYTPKDPELAASLVGRAEAAGYKAIVVTLDTWVTGWRPRDLNESNFPQLRGHVLSNYWSDPRFRQMTAKPPEEDVAGAVMTWAGTFGKVLTWDDMPWLRSLTKLPIILKGICHPDDVRRAADAGADGIYCSNHGGRQANGGMAAIDLLPDVVAAAGDMPVLFDSGIRSGSDVAKALALGATAVGVGRPYSYGLALGGTEGAVHVLRSLLAEADLLMAVDGFPDIAALRAAGAVRMG; this is translated from the coding sequence ATGGCCCACTACGGAGACTTTCAGCTCGAGATCTATTTCGGCGGCCTGCACGGGGTCTTGCCGAAGTATCCGGTCGATTTCGCGGGGCTGGAGCGGCGCGCCGAGGCGGCCATGGCGCCGTCCCTGCTGAAGTACGTCCAGGGCGGCTGCGGCGACGAGCTGACCCAGCGCCGAAATGCCGAGGCCTTCGGCCATTGGGGCCTGGTCCCTCGCATGATGGTCGATTGCTCCGCGCGCGACCTGTCGGTCGATCTGTTCGGGATGAAGCTTCCCAGCCCGTTGTTCATGGCCCCGATCGGAGTGACCGGCCTGTGCACCCAGGACGGCCACGGCGACCTGGCCGCCGCCCGCGCCGCAGCCCAGACCGGTGTGCCGCTCGTGGTCTCGACCCTGACCAACGACCCGCTGGAGGACGTCGCCGCCGCCATGGGCGACACCCCGGGCCTGTTCCAGCTCTACACGCCCAAGGATCCCGAACTCGCCGCCAGCCTGGTCGGGCGCGCCGAGGCCGCCGGCTACAAGGCCATCGTCGTCACCCTGGACACCTGGGTCACCGGCTGGCGGCCGCGCGACCTGAACGAGTCCAACTTTCCGCAACTGCGCGGACACGTGCTGTCGAACTACTGGTCCGATCCGCGCTTCCGTCAGATGACCGCCAAGCCGCCGGAGGAGGACGTCGCGGGTGCCGTCATGACCTGGGCCGGGACCTTCGGAAAGGTCCTGACCTGGGACGACATGCCCTGGCTGAGGTCGCTGACCAAACTGCCCATCATCCTCAAGGGCATCTGCCATCCGGACGACGTCCGCCGCGCCGCCGATGCGGGCGCGGACGGGATCTATTGTTCGAACCACGGCGGGCGTCAGGCCAACGGCGGCATGGCCGCGATCGACCTTCTGCCCGATGTCGTGGCGGCCGCCGGCGACATGCCGGTGCTGTTCGATTCCGGCATCCGGTCCGGCAGCGACGTCGCCAAGGCCCTGGCTCTCGGCGCGACGGCCGTCGGGGTCGGTCGTCCCTATTCCTACGGTCTGGCGCTCGGCGGGACCGAGGGCGCGGTCCACGTCCTGCGCTCACTGCTGGCCGAGGCCGACCTCCTGATGGCCGTGGACGGCTTCCCCGACATCGCGGCCCTGCGCGCCGCCGGCGCCGTCCGCATGGGCTGA
- a CDS encoding carboxymuconolactone decarboxylase family protein, which produces MPHPMRVAPADHAALSPRQAHISLKMGPFGTAEAPNLMRTMLNYPEFARAIGRMSTRVTLTGDLTPRLYQLACLRTVWLCDCEYLWATHRDEALVLGVTEDEIQRIALGGAGLEGLDRLAVEAIDQMHTTHYLSDEAWTGFDHLGPNAAMDLMTTYSFYVTLSAFANTTGVQLDEGLTGYSGELQAVQASGEIGGWSGVAPSPYPKRVMEADYTALSPAQIEQTRRMGRRGLPTTSKLQKAMINYPEFLKAISPFGIRSIDKTSLPPRYWQLACMRTVWLCDSEYLWSQHRKAILQLGVTDEDLHGVAEGPDSTRLQGFDRVVVKAVDELYFSDRLSDETWGQFDQFGPEGMTDLILVYGLYILQSCVARNFGTTLEANTLGFLPELEPLRVNQQR; this is translated from the coding sequence ATGCCCCATCCGATGCGGGTTGCCCCGGCAGACCACGCGGCCCTTTCGCCGCGCCAAGCCCACATCAGCCTGAAGATGGGCCCATTCGGCACCGCCGAAGCCCCGAACCTGATGCGGACCATGCTGAACTATCCGGAGTTCGCGCGGGCGATCGGGCGGATGTCGACCCGGGTGACGCTGACCGGCGATCTGACGCCGCGCCTCTATCAGCTGGCTTGTCTGAGGACCGTCTGGCTGTGCGACTGCGAGTACCTGTGGGCGACGCATCGCGACGAGGCGCTCGTTCTCGGAGTCACGGAAGACGAAATTCAACGGATCGCGCTCGGCGGAGCGGGGCTGGAGGGGCTGGATCGGCTGGCGGTCGAGGCGATCGATCAGATGCACACGACCCACTACCTGTCCGACGAGGCCTGGACTGGCTTCGACCATCTCGGCCCCAACGCCGCGATGGACCTGATGACCACCTATTCCTTCTATGTGACCCTGAGCGCCTTCGCGAACACGACCGGGGTCCAGCTGGACGAGGGCCTGACCGGCTATTCCGGAGAGCTGCAGGCCGTCCAGGCCTCGGGCGAGATCGGCGGCTGGTCGGGCGTCGCTCCCAGCCCCTATCCCAAGCGGGTCATGGAGGCGGACTATACGGCCCTGTCACCGGCCCAGATCGAGCAGACGCGCCGGATGGGCCGTCGGGGCCTGCCGACAACCTCGAAGCTGCAAAAGGCGATGATCAACTATCCGGAGTTCCTGAAGGCGATCTCGCCCTTCGGCATCCGGTCGATCGACAAGACCTCCCTGCCGCCGCGGTACTGGCAGTTGGCCTGTATGCGGACGGTCTGGCTGTGCGACAGCGAGTATCTGTGGTCCCAGCATCGCAAGGCGATCCTGCAGCTGGGCGTCACGGACGAGGACCTTCACGGGGTCGCGGAGGGGCCGGACAGCACCCGTCTGCAGGGCTTTGATCGTGTCGTGGTGAAGGCCGTCGACGAGCTCTATTTCTCGGATCGCCTGTCGGACGAGACCTGGGGCCAGTTCGACCAGTTCGGACCCGAAGGCATGACCGACCTGATCCTGGTCTATGGGCTCTACATCCTGCAGTCCTGCGTCGCCCGGAATTTCGGCACGACCCTGGAGGCCAATACCCTCGGCTTCCTGCCCGAGCTGGAGCCGCTGCGGGTCAATCAGCAGCGCTGA
- a CDS encoding ThiF family adenylyltransferase — MEDVTAFDYAEFTTRNLGFVSAAEQAALKAGAVFVAGVGGMGGACFLALVRAGVGRFAVCDIDVFETSNLNRQVFAFTDTLGRDKAEAACAAARRINPEVEIERLGAEWVDRIPDLASRYPVIVNGTDDIAAGVALYRAAQAAGATVIDAYASPLPSVIVVRPTDPRPEVRLGYPTHGKALDAITPEDLRASFMKELEYVMTHSSSAEHVDLEAAAALAAGAARRMSLAPMVISTGCLMAYEALWLLMGRRSKTDCRGWFLNPFAGRTERPLWPPVAAVKGLVVRAFMARLLKGAA, encoded by the coding sequence ATGGAAGACGTGACGGCCTTCGATTACGCCGAGTTCACCACCCGCAACCTCGGTTTCGTCTCGGCGGCGGAACAGGCCGCCCTGAAGGCCGGCGCCGTGTTCGTCGCGGGGGTCGGCGGCATGGGCGGCGCCTGTTTCCTCGCGCTGGTCCGCGCGGGGGTGGGGCGGTTCGCGGTCTGCGACATCGACGTCTTCGAGACCTCGAACCTGAACCGCCAGGTCTTCGCCTTCACCGACACCTTGGGCCGCGACAAGGCCGAGGCCGCCTGCGCGGCGGCGCGCCGGATCAATCCGGAAGTCGAGATCGAACGGCTGGGCGCGGAGTGGGTCGATCGGATCCCGGACCTCGCAAGCCGCTATCCGGTCATCGTCAACGGCACGGACGACATCGCGGCGGGGGTGGCCCTCTACCGGGCGGCGCAGGCGGCGGGTGCGACGGTGATCGACGCCTACGCTTCTCCCCTGCCCTCGGTCATCGTGGTGCGGCCGACCGATCCGCGCCCCGAGGTGCGGCTGGGCTACCCCACGCACGGCAAGGCGCTGGACGCGATCACCCCCGAGGATCTGAGGGCGAGCTTCATGAAGGAGCTCGAATACGTGATGACCCATTCGTCATCGGCCGAGCACGTCGATCTGGAGGCCGCGGCGGCTCTGGCGGCCGGCGCCGCCCGGCGCATGTCCCTGGCGCCCATGGTGATCTCGACCGGCTGTCTGATGGCCTATGAGGCCCTGTGGCTGCTGATGGGGCGGCGCTCGAAGACGGACTGCCGGGGCTGGTTTCTCAACCCGTTCGCGGGTCGGACCGAACGGCCGCTGTGGCCCCCCGTCGCGGCGGTGAAGGGGCTGGTCGTTCGCGCCTTCATGGCCCGGTTGCTGAAGGGCGCCGCATGA
- a CDS encoding nitroreductase family protein: MFRKLVAEAALSPSVHNTQPTRWRLTPDGQVEVLQDDSRRLAIGDPEGRDLNVSHGSAVEGFCLVSGLRGLAVEVRPGGGVVTRLDVGPGGFADPLAAFLAQRRTWRGKFEQGAAATAALARLERSDDVTVVQTPDEVARLADLYDAASLRWFRNAPYRAELVSWMRLSRRHPSWSLDGLNAEAMQMSAIEAAGAGLVLRPGVFEGLDRIGLAGALVAEAAVVRSASAIALFHRPAGEAPFETGRRFHRVWLGFTQVGLSASPMAVLADDVEARARVQADFGIGDDRRLITAFRLGVAPARDLTPKPRLPLDTLIV; encoded by the coding sequence ATGTTCCGGAAGCTGGTGGCCGAGGCGGCTCTTTCGCCCAGCGTGCACAACACCCAGCCGACGCGCTGGCGCCTGACGCCCGACGGCCAGGTCGAGGTGCTGCAGGATGACAGCCGCCGACTGGCGATCGGCGATCCGGAAGGCCGCGACCTGAACGTCAGCCACGGTTCGGCGGTGGAGGGCTTCTGTCTGGTCTCCGGGCTCCGGGGATTGGCGGTGGAGGTGCGGCCGGGCGGCGGCGTCGTGACGCGGCTCGACGTCGGGCCGGGCGGCTTCGCCGATCCGCTGGCGGCTTTCCTTGCACAGCGCCGAACCTGGCGGGGCAAGTTCGAGCAGGGCGCGGCGGCGACGGCGGCCCTGGCGCGGCTTGAGCGCTCCGATGATGTGACTGTCGTCCAGACGCCGGATGAGGTCGCGCGACTGGCCGACCTCTATGACGCGGCCAGTCTGCGCTGGTTCCGCAACGCCCCCTATCGCGCCGAGCTGGTGTCCTGGATGCGGCTGTCGCGACGGCATCCGTCATGGTCGCTCGACGGGCTGAACGCCGAGGCGATGCAGATGTCCGCGATCGAGGCCGCCGGGGCCGGACTGGTGCTGCGCCCGGGGGTCTTCGAAGGCCTCGACCGGATCGGCCTGGCCGGCGCCCTGGTCGCCGAGGCGGCCGTGGTGCGCAGCGCCTCCGCCATCGCTCTGTTCCACCGCCCAGCCGGCGAAGCGCCGTTCGAGACCGGCCGCCGGTTTCATCGTGTCTGGCTGGGCTTCACACAGGTCGGGCTGTCGGCCTCGCCCATGGCCGTGCTGGCCGACGACGTCGAGGCGCGGGCGCGGGTCCAGGCGGACTTCGGCATCGGCGACGACCGTCGTCTGATCACCGCCTTCCGGCTGGGCGTCGCCCCTGCCCGCGACCTGACGCCGAAGCCCCGGCTGCCGCTCGACACCCTGATCGTCTGA
- a CDS encoding DUF4387 domain-containing protein, giving the protein MPKVKEVCRHVRSKVAGPFWVTIDLMFDSQENYDRYSQSPTLSAASIGEIYDVDPATVQHYPVPALQVLKISYPRRGSQGGVEERDLHSGQQYTYLIDKEL; this is encoded by the coding sequence TTGCCTAAGGTCAAGGAAGTCTGCCGGCACGTTCGGTCCAAGGTCGCGGGACCTTTCTGGGTCACCATCGACCTGATGTTCGACAGTCAGGAAAACTACGACCGGTACAGCCAGAGCCCGACCCTGAGCGCGGCCTCGATCGGGGAGATCTACGACGTCGATCCGGCGACGGTGCAGCACTATCCGGTTCCGGCCCTGCAGGTGCTCAAGATCTCCTATCCGCGAAGGGGTTCCCAGGGCGGGGTCGAGGAGCGCGATCTGCACTCGGGCCAGCAATACACCTATCTGATCGACAAGGAGCTCTAG
- a CDS encoding LysR family transcriptional regulator — MDTDWLEDFLALVDCGGFSRAAEQRNVSQPSFSRRIRSLEDWVGATLVDRSTHTMRLTPAGERFRVFAEEALRRLQFGREEARSVAKTASETLRFAATHVLSLTFFPAWLRELEAGEPASVTVTLTADNMVACERLMVEGRVQFLLCHHHEAASTRLGADFRSVKLGDDVLLPVMSPRLARTTDLANAPQLCFTADSGMGRILTAAWAAGGRPAPVQPIFASHLASVLTAMAKDDRGIAWTALSLVEDDLASGKLVRAGTAEDDVPIEIRLWRPKARQAPAAEQLWSRVLKSMAT, encoded by the coding sequence ATGGATACTGACTGGCTTGAGGACTTTCTGGCCCTTGTCGATTGCGGCGGTTTCTCGCGCGCGGCGGAGCAGCGGAACGTCAGTCAGCCCAGTTTCAGCCGCCGGATACGCTCGCTCGAGGACTGGGTCGGGGCCACTCTGGTCGACCGCAGCACCCATACGATGCGGCTCACTCCGGCCGGCGAACGGTTCAGGGTCTTCGCCGAAGAGGCGCTGCGTCGGCTGCAATTCGGACGCGAGGAAGCCCGGTCGGTCGCCAAGACCGCGTCGGAGACCCTGCGTTTCGCCGCCACTCACGTCCTGTCCCTGACCTTCTTTCCCGCCTGGCTGCGCGAGCTTGAGGCCGGGGAGCCCGCCAGCGTCACGGTCACCCTGACGGCGGACAATATGGTCGCCTGCGAACGGCTGATGGTCGAGGGGCGGGTGCAGTTCCTGCTGTGCCATCACCACGAGGCGGCGAGCACCCGTCTGGGCGCCGACTTCCGCTCGGTGAAGCTGGGCGACGACGTGCTGCTGCCGGTCATGTCTCCGCGGCTGGCCCGGACGACCGACCTGGCCAATGCACCCCAGCTCTGCTTCACAGCGGATTCCGGGATGGGACGCATCCTGACCGCGGCTTGGGCGGCGGGCGGGCGGCCCGCGCCGGTCCAGCCGATCTTCGCCTCGCATCTGGCCAGTGTGCTGACCGCCATGGCCAAGGACGACCGGGGCATCGCCTGGACGGCCCTGAGCCTGGTCGAGGACGATCTGGCCTCGGGCAAGCTGGTGCGGGCCGGCACGGCCGAAGACGATGTGCCGATCGAAATCCGCCTGTGGCGGCCCAAGGCCCGGCAGGCGCCGGCTGCGGAGCAGCTGTGGTCACGGGTCCTGAAATCGATGGCGACCTGA